From the genome of Clostridium sp. BNL1100, one region includes:
- a CDS encoding NINE protein, which yields MYCRNCGNVVNDQAVICVTCGVPTGKGNNFCPLCGEATDSMSQVCMKCGFSLNNYGQQKSKLAAGLFGIFLGAFGVHRFYLGYIGIGLAQLLLTVLSCFIFSPIIWVWGLIEGILILAGSINKDAKGVALKD from the coding sequence ATGTATTGTAGAAATTGCGGAAACGTTGTGAATGATCAGGCTGTTATATGCGTTACGTGTGGAGTCCCTACAGGAAAAGGGAATAACTTCTGTCCTTTATGTGGAGAAGCAACCGATTCAATGTCTCAGGTATGTATGAAATGCGGTTTTAGTTTAAATAATTACGGACAGCAAAAATCAAAGCTTGCTGCGGGATTGTTCGGAATTTTCCTTGGCGCATTTGGTGTTCACAGATTTTATCTGGGTTATATAGGGATTGGTCTGGCACAGTTGTTACTGACTGTTTTATCTTGCTTTATATTCTCACCAATCATTTGGGTATGGGGACTGATAGAAGGAATTTTGATTCTTGCCGGTTCTATTAACAAGGATGCTAAGGGTGTAGCATTAAAGGATTAA
- a CDS encoding MerR family transcriptional regulator, with amino-acid sequence MEVLKERYSITELSTCLNITDHALRFYEKEFGLNIPKDNRGRRYYTTDLANLMYQIKAMRDQGLELKAIRKILENENIIKPKDISVPISTEQLPAVVSKRLEELSSAELTMIMETLNGIKEQLFNNVAAEFISTREHISKEIHSSKLELGACVENSSRKLEIKMDKHFQEVDRYITSWRERKNTTLAGKLKKLIGK; translated from the coding sequence ATGGAAGTACTCAAAGAAAGATATTCTATAACAGAGCTTAGCACATGTTTGAATATAACAGATCATGCTTTAAGATTTTATGAAAAGGAATTTGGGTTAAATATCCCCAAGGACAACAGAGGCAGACGATATTATACTACTGACCTTGCAAATTTAATGTATCAGATTAAAGCAATGCGGGATCAAGGTCTTGAGCTAAAAGCTATAAGAAAAATTCTTGAGAATGAAAATATTATTAAGCCTAAAGACATCAGTGTCCCAATTTCGACAGAACAGCTTCCTGCCGTAGTTTCAAAGAGATTGGAAGAATTGAGCAGTGCTGAGCTGACCATGATAATGGAAACCTTAAACGGTATAAAAGAGCAGCTTTTTAATAATGTTGCCGCAGAATTTATAAGTACTCGAGAACATATTTCAAAAGAAATTCATAGCTCCAAGCTAGAACTTGGAGCTTGTGTTGAAAATAGTTCCCGTAAACTTGAAATCAAAATGGACAAGCATTTTCAGGAGGTAGACAGGTATATTACCAGTTGGAGAGAACGGAAAAACACAACTCTCGCAGGTAAACTGAAAAAACTCATCGGAAAATAG
- a CDS encoding RluA family pseudouridine synthase, translating into MLLERIVSENEAGKTLKYVLKNGLQLSERLIKKLKLQQKIYVNEHPERVNYVVKAEDRLKVILDLEEECENIEPQDIPLDIIFEDECMLVLNKQPGIVVHPTSYHPDNTIANGIVYYLKQKGVTKKVRPVSRLDRETSGIIIFAKNQFTQEILIQQMHTNLFKKEYLGVVQGIPEKCEGTINLPIARKPGSIMLRHISEDGAPSITHYNVLKSFPLHNSALLGFKLETGRTHQIRVHCQAMGFPIYGDTLYSDNTNLFISRQALHSYRTEILHPVTRKEVIFTAELPSDIAGLLEILSQ; encoded by the coding sequence ATGTTATTAGAGAGGATAGTCAGTGAGAATGAAGCCGGAAAAACTCTTAAATATGTTTTGAAAAACGGACTTCAGCTTTCTGAAAGATTAATAAAAAAGCTAAAATTACAGCAGAAGATTTATGTAAATGAACATCCTGAAAGAGTTAATTATGTTGTAAAGGCGGAGGACAGGCTCAAGGTAATACTTGATCTTGAGGAAGAGTGTGAGAATATAGAGCCACAGGACATACCTCTTGATATTATATTTGAAGATGAATGTATGCTGGTTCTCAACAAGCAGCCGGGAATTGTGGTCCATCCTACCAGTTACCATCCTGATAATACCATAGCCAACGGTATAGTTTATTATCTGAAACAGAAAGGTGTTACCAAAAAGGTACGCCCTGTCAGCCGACTTGACAGAGAAACTTCGGGTATAATCATTTTTGCAAAGAACCAGTTTACTCAGGAAATACTCATCCAGCAAATGCATACCAATTTGTTTAAAAAGGAATATTTGGGTGTTGTACAAGGTATACCTGAAAAGTGTGAAGGTACTATAAATCTACCCATAGCCAGAAAGCCTGGCAGTATTATGCTAAGGCACATCTCGGAGGACGGAGCACCATCAATAACACATTATAATGTTCTTAAGAGTTTTCCTTTACATAATTCAGCCTTGCTGGGTTTTAAGCTCGAGACAGGACGGACACACCAGATAAGAGTTCATTGTCAGGCAATGGGTTTTCCTATCTATGGTGACACTTTGTACTCAGATAATACAAATTTATTCATTTCCCGGCAAGCCCTTCATTCCTATAGAACCGAGATACTTCATCCTGTTACCCGAAAAGAAGTTATATTCACGGCTGAGCTTCCTTCTGATATAGCCGGGCTACTGGAAATACTAAGCCAATAA
- a CDS encoding methionine gamma-lyase family protein: MDLQTREFLKQKFEIDDKIIELAEQAEKDAQEVFARIDGTKQLNQMKVIKAMQENKLSDSHFNGTTGYGYDDRGREVLDSVYANIFQTEDALVRHQIVSGTQALALCLFGNLRPGDELVAVTGKPYDTLEEVIGIRGENCGSLKEFGVTYKQVDLTDGKPDLKKIKATVSEKTKMAMIQRSRGYSWRDALSIQDIKNVIDAVKEVNSNIIVMVDNCYGEFVEVLEPTQVGADIIAGSLIKNPGGGLALTGGYIAGKKHLVEQAAYRLTSPGLGKEVGASLGNNRLMFQGLFMSPHVVAESLKGAVFCAALMERAGFETMPSVKSHRSDIIQSVKFNNKESLIAFCQGIQKGSPVDSYVTPQPWDMPGYDSPVIMAAGAFVQGSSIELSADAPIKEPYVAYMQGGLVYEHVKLGNIIALQKLLDQGMVK, translated from the coding sequence ATGGATTTACAAACAAGAGAATTTTTAAAACAGAAATTTGAAATAGATGATAAGATTATTGAATTGGCTGAACAAGCTGAAAAAGATGCACAAGAGGTATTTGCACGAATTGACGGAACAAAGCAGCTGAACCAGATGAAAGTAATAAAGGCAATGCAGGAAAACAAACTAAGCGATTCACATTTCAACGGAACAACCGGCTATGGCTATGACGACAGGGGAAGAGAAGTTCTAGACAGTGTTTATGCAAATATATTTCAAACCGAGGACGCTCTTGTGCGCCATCAGATTGTTTCGGGTACCCAGGCACTTGCACTTTGCCTTTTTGGAAATCTCAGACCAGGAGATGAGCTGGTAGCTGTTACAGGTAAACCCTATGACACTCTGGAAGAAGTAATCGGAATAAGAGGGGAAAACTGCGGTTCCCTAAAGGAGTTCGGGGTAACTTATAAACAGGTTGATTTAACGGATGGAAAACCGGACCTGAAAAAAATTAAAGCAACTGTGTCCGAGAAAACTAAAATGGCAATGATTCAGCGTTCAAGAGGTTATTCATGGAGAGATGCACTGTCCATTCAGGATATAAAAAATGTAATAGACGCAGTTAAAGAAGTTAACAGTAACATAATTGTAATGGTTGATAACTGTTACGGGGAGTTTGTTGAGGTATTAGAGCCTACACAGGTGGGAGCGGATATAATAGCAGGTTCGCTTATTAAAAACCCCGGTGGCGGACTGGCACTGACCGGCGGTTATATAGCCGGGAAGAAGCACCTGGTAGAGCAGGCAGCATACAGACTTACATCTCCGGGCCTTGGCAAAGAGGTTGGCGCTTCTCTGGGAAACAACAGGCTTATGTTCCAAGGCTTATTTATGTCACCTCATGTGGTGGCGGAAAGCCTCAAGGGTGCTGTATTTTGTGCTGCACTTATGGAACGGGCGGGATTTGAGACAATGCCTTCTGTAAAGTCACACAGAAGTGATATAATACAATCAGTAAAATTTAATAATAAAGAAAGCCTTATTGCATTTTGTCAAGGTATACAGAAAGGGTCGCCTGTAGATTCTTATGTTACACCACAACCATGGGACATGCCGGGATATGATTCACCGGTTATCATGGCAGCCGGAGCATTTGTACAGGGGTCATCCATTGAACTCAGTGCTGATGCACCTATCAAAGAACCTTATGTGGCTTACATGCAGGGCGGTCTTGTATATGAACATGTTAAGCTGGGGAATATTATTGCTTTGCAGAAACTGCTAGATCAGGGGATGGTAAAGTAA
- a CDS encoding HlyD family efflux transporter periplasmic adaptor subunit, whose product MGNVFKIKGIKIGTLIMGIFLLIYLPSLLYITFGNTIEKDILKNGKIEVIQNVDGILIRNEKVIDSPDDGNCVMDAVEGEKVPAFYRIATIVKNVPVSTYEELKKKEMQISSAQKAQKENLGVFSGDIIKLDSEIIEKVKNLGQQSVRGSLVESYDTVSDIDSVVYRKSDIFGDNSKSEKYINRLISEKAEIESRLNNNVKEVRAGSAGLISFAIDGYESLLTPGFIKKATPQDLENITVKNTNRDFNVVDVKKGEPIAKIVKDLDNYMVTVVDQKTAKDLTEDKLVTLRINDIGYSMEAVINYSSDIINGKKVISFKYDTGLDETIGMRRINVDVVLSSYSGLKVPRSCLQNINNQTAKICLLKGNTATFKEVKIVGMNDDAAIIDNPDGESSVALYNTYILNPKNIQEGQIID is encoded by the coding sequence ATGGGGAATGTATTCAAAATCAAGGGCATTAAGATAGGCACACTGATTATGGGAATCTTTCTACTGATATATCTACCATCATTGCTTTACATAACATTTGGCAATACTATTGAAAAAGATATATTGAAAAACGGCAAAATAGAAGTAATTCAAAATGTTGATGGTATTCTGATAAGAAATGAAAAGGTTATAGATTCTCCGGATGATGGTAATTGTGTTATGGATGCGGTAGAGGGTGAAAAGGTTCCTGCTTTTTACAGGATAGCTACTATAGTTAAAAATGTACCCGTTTCAACTTATGAGGAACTTAAAAAAAAGGAAATGCAAATTAGCAGTGCACAAAAAGCTCAAAAAGAGAATTTGGGAGTTTTCTCCGGTGACATAATTAAACTTGACTCCGAAATAATTGAAAAGGTAAAAAATTTGGGGCAGCAGTCAGTAAGAGGAAGCTTGGTTGAAAGCTATGATACCGTGTCTGATATTGACAGCGTTGTGTACAGAAAATCCGATATATTTGGCGACAACAGTAAATCTGAAAAATATATAAACAGGCTAATCAGTGAAAAAGCCGAAATTGAAAGCAGACTAAACAATAATGTCAAAGAGGTAAGGGCCGGTTCCGCGGGATTGATATCTTTTGCGATAGATGGTTATGAATCACTGCTGACTCCGGGTTTTATAAAAAAGGCTACACCTCAAGACTTAGAAAATATCACCGTTAAAAATACAAACAGGGACTTTAATGTTGTTGATGTAAAAAAAGGAGAGCCTATTGCGAAGATAGTAAAAGATCTGGATAATTATATGGTTACTGTAGTTGACCAAAAAACAGCAAAGGATCTGACAGAAGATAAGCTCGTAACCCTCAGAATTAATGATATAGGCTACAGTATGGAGGCAGTAATAAATTACAGCTCAGATATCATTAACGGAAAAAAAGTCATTTCGTTTAAATATGATACCGGTTTAGATGAAACTATAGGTATGCGTAGGATAAATGTTGATGTAGTATTATCCAGCTATAGTGGTTTGAAGGTTCCTCGTAGCTGCCTTCAGAATATTAATAATCAAACTGCCAAAATATGTTTATTAAAGGGGAATACAGCTACTTTTAAAGAGGTAAAAATAGTAGGGATGAATGACGATGCAGCAATAATTGATAATCCCGATGGGGAGTCATCAGTAGCACTTTACAACACATACATTCTAAATCCCAAAAACATACAGGAGGGACAGATAATTGATTGA
- a CDS encoding YggS family pyridoxal phosphate-dependent enzyme — protein MIDETIKQNLDDIYSRIKAAAEKSGRKAEDIKLIAVTKTVEVDRIRNVSEYGVPDFGENRVQELLEKYEKFDESIKWHLIGHLQTNKVKYIIDKVHMIHSVDSFELAKEIDNRAGKAGKKMNVLLQVNVSGEETKFGIRPEEVNAYVEYISQLENLSLRGMMTIAPFADNTQEIRPIFKNLYDIFIDIKNKRIDNVSMDYLSMGMSNDFEVAIEEGANLVRIGTGIFGKRNYPQK, from the coding sequence TTGATTGATGAAACTATAAAGCAAAATCTGGACGACATATATTCCAGAATAAAAGCCGCCGCAGAAAAAAGCGGGAGAAAAGCAGAAGACATAAAGCTTATTGCAGTTACTAAAACTGTTGAGGTTGATAGAATAAGAAATGTTAGTGAATACGGAGTCCCGGACTTCGGTGAAAACAGGGTACAGGAGCTGTTGGAAAAGTACGAAAAGTTTGATGAATCAATAAAATGGCATTTGATTGGGCATTTGCAAACAAATAAAGTGAAATATATTATTGATAAAGTTCATATGATACATTCCGTAGACAGCTTTGAACTGGCAAAGGAGATTGACAACCGTGCTGGTAAAGCAGGCAAAAAAATGAACGTACTTTTACAGGTAAACGTTTCAGGTGAAGAAACGAAGTTTGGAATTAGGCCGGAAGAAGTTAATGCATATGTGGAGTATATTTCCCAATTAGAGAATTTATCTTTAAGGGGAATGATGACTATAGCCCCATTTGCGGATAATACCCAGGAAATAAGACCTATATTTAAGAATCTTTACGACATTTTTATTGACATAAAGAATAAAAGAATAGATAATGTTAGTATGGATTATCTTTCCATGGGTATGAGCAACGATTTTGAGGTTGCTATTGAAGAAGGAGCAAATCTTGTCAGAATCGGAACAGGTATTTTTGGAAAGCGAAATTATCCTCAAAAGTAG
- the sepF gene encoding cell division protein SepF, whose protein sequence is MSKLLNKVFNFVGWEAVDEDEDEFDEQELSTKEEVKEEPIQTHFFNSSKKQQSGKVVNIHTGNQFKMIVAQPNTFDDAQDICDHLKSKKPVVINLEGIEKQDAQRIIDFLSGSVYALDGSIQKVSCDIFVIAPNNVDVSGDLKDELRNKTVFPWAK, encoded by the coding sequence ATGTCAAAACTTCTTAACAAGGTGTTTAATTTTGTAGGCTGGGAAGCTGTTGATGAGGATGAAGATGAATTTGACGAGCAGGAATTGAGTACAAAGGAAGAAGTAAAAGAAGAACCTATTCAGACACACTTCTTTAATAGCTCAAAAAAGCAGCAGTCAGGTAAGGTTGTAAATATTCATACCGGTAATCAATTTAAAATGATTGTAGCACAGCCGAATACTTTTGATGATGCACAAGATATTTGCGATCACTTAAAGAGCAAAAAACCTGTAGTTATAAATCTTGAAGGCATTGAAAAGCAGGATGCTCAGAGAATAATTGATTTTTTAAGCGGTTCAGTATATGCACTTGACGGAAGTATTCAAAAAGTTTCCTGTGATATTTTTGTTATAGCTCCAAATAATGTAGATGTTAGTGGCGATTTAAAGGATGAACTGAGAAACAAAACCGTTTTTCCATGGGCTAAATAG
- a CDS encoding YggT family protein, whose amino-acid sequence MDSVYRAINGVLFAFEMVLVARAVLSWLPISRNNKFVDLLHAITEPVLSPIRNMLSRSSIFNNSMLSMMDFSPIVAFLLIEVIRNVVFSIFRMFVY is encoded by the coding sequence ATGGATTCAGTTTATAGAGCTATAAATGGTGTATTGTTTGCCTTTGAAATGGTTTTGGTAGCCAGAGCAGTTCTTTCTTGGCTTCCGATATCAAGGAATAACAAATTTGTAGATTTGCTACATGCTATTACCGAACCGGTACTTTCACCTATACGTAATATGCTTAGCAGATCAAGTATATTTAATAATTCCATGCTGTCTATGATGGATTTTTCTCCAATTGTTGCATTTCTGCTTATTGAAGTAATTAGAAATGTGGTTTTCAGTATATTTAGAATGTTTGTATATTAG
- a CDS encoding YlmH/Sll1252 family protein, which produces MDKNELFKMVSKLEDRVLVSRLLDKVEQCRYSSFAYSDFLSPYEASVAKKVLDRVKDVFYKLTGGYEGAERAITVISSDFIEEDIPYNTPVGLLRITPVIENKLSHRDYLGSLLGLGIKREKIGDILVNETFADVFVIDKIAEYILYNLDKIGNVKVQCELCDIYQFTPPQKKERSINTTVASLRADSVASSGFGLSRTKVMDYFKAQRVNVNWELVQSPSKMLDEGDVISIRGMGRIVLEKVLGNTRKDRISIVIKRFE; this is translated from the coding sequence ATGGATAAAAACGAATTATTCAAGATGGTTTCAAAACTAGAGGATAGGGTGCTTGTTTCACGTTTATTGGACAAGGTTGAACAGTGCCGTTATTCCTCTTTTGCATATTCGGATTTTCTTTCTCCTTATGAAGCTTCTGTTGCTAAAAAGGTTTTGGACAGGGTAAAAGATGTTTTTTATAAATTAACAGGCGGGTACGAAGGAGCAGAACGAGCTATAACTGTAATAAGCAGTGATTTTATCGAGGAAGATATTCCTTATAACACTCCCGTAGGCTTATTGAGAATAACACCTGTAATTGAAAATAAGCTTTCCCATAGGGATTATCTTGGGTCATTACTGGGATTAGGAATCAAGAGAGAAAAAATCGGAGATATACTTGTTAATGAAACATTCGCAGATGTTTTTGTTATTGATAAAATAGCAGAATATATATTATACAATTTGGACAAAATTGGTAATGTAAAAGTGCAATGTGAATTGTGTGATATATATCAATTTACTCCGCCCCAAAAGAAGGAGCGGAGCATAAATACCACGGTAGCTTCTCTTCGTGCCGATTCCGTTGCATCCAGCGGGTTTGGTTTGTCCAGAACAAAGGTAATGGACTATTTTAAAGCACAAAGAGTAAACGTAAACTGGGAATTGGTTCAAAGCCCGTCAAAAATGTTGGATGAGGGAGACGTAATATCAATAAGAGGAATGGGAAGAATTGTTCTTGAAAAGGTTTTGGGAAACACCAGAAAGGACAGAATTAGCATTGTTATAAAACGTTTCGAATAA
- a CDS encoding DivIVA domain-containing protein, with translation MNYTPNDLDNIKFKKNFMGYNEDQVNEVLDSVIQDYELYIKENIELKDRISVLNEGIQHYKNIEESLQNTLIVAQQTGEEIKKNSYEKAENIIKEAELKAQRIINDANQEVIKIRFEYEEMKKRLHLFKTKSETLLLSQLELLKQLFNTDNGEE, from the coding sequence ATGAATTATACGCCGAATGATCTTGATAATATAAAATTTAAGAAAAATTTTATGGGATATAATGAAGATCAGGTTAACGAAGTATTGGACAGTGTAATACAGGATTATGAGCTTTACATAAAAGAAAATATAGAGCTTAAAGATAGAATTTCAGTATTAAATGAAGGTATTCAACATTATAAAAATATTGAGGAATCCCTTCAAAATACACTGATAGTAGCACAGCAAACCGGTGAGGAAATTAAGAAAAATTCTTATGAAAAGGCAGAAAACATTATCAAAGAGGCGGAATTAAAGGCTCAAAGGATAATCAACGATGCTAATCAGGAAGTTATCAAGATTCGTTTTGAATATGAAGAAATGAAGAAAAGACTCCACCTTTTTAAAACCAAGTCGGAAACACTTTTATTGTCTCAGTTGGAATTGTTGAAACAATTGTTTAACACAGACAATGGTGAAGAATAA
- a CDS encoding DNA translocase FtsK translates to MQVKKVKKKKKYKRVESGFSKYKNEILGLILFAFGVLAFFSFIFTKSMGVFGKGITNVMLGFLGVAAYVVPVVLIVYGVAMIFKMDSHNFRRRLLYFGVLLVLLSAFIQVSVFNYDEFSGRGLFYSISKFYGDGKVLSGGGILGGLLSLPFLMTFQVLGTVIILTTISIIDVILLTNVSMAAFLKNVSLYFSNKMKAVNENRKIKKQERMEAQEESVNEVEVAEVNEEKPNKKQKIINFKIERENRGKSAHKLEPEPENQESEVEAVEDEMEEFTVSLTGFNDAADELVISDIKDAGLCPETNSFADLENQHIPDENTEGQTSQPLDTEAVAADESNQEELVIPQTEIQKPMIYNYPSTDLLDSNKDDLNVKALKNVALEGAKKLEDTLKSFGVDARVINISRGPAVTRYEIQPSPGVKVSKIVNLSDDIALNLAAAGVRIEAPIPGKAAVGIEVPNKEMSAVLLKDIIESREFSNHSSKLAFSVGKDISGETVVADIGKMPHMLVAGATGSGKSVCINSLIMSILFKASPEEVKLLMVDPKVVELGIYNGIPHLLIPVVTDPKKAAGALNWAVQEMVNRYKLFADKGVRDLKGYNAMLKANNEQGILPHVVIIVDELADLMMVAPNDVEDAICRLAQMARAAGMHLVIATQRPSVDVITGVIKANIPSRISFAVSSQVDSRTILDMSGAEKLLGKGDMLFYPVGEPKPLRVKGSFVSDTEVERVVEFIKTQGYTSYDEDIIEKINDQATGKDDNPGDNDELLNQAIEMVVEAGQASVSLVQRKFKVGYSRAARIIDQMEARNIVGRFEGSKPRQVLISKQQWMEMQMNQKDRQNSNQ, encoded by the coding sequence TTGCAGGTCAAAAAGGTAAAAAAGAAGAAAAAATATAAACGAGTTGAAAGCGGTTTTTCAAAATATAAAAATGAAATTTTAGGCCTTATTTTATTTGCTTTCGGAGTACTGGCTTTTTTCAGTTTTATATTTACAAAATCCATGGGTGTTTTCGGCAAAGGCATAACAAATGTTATGCTTGGTTTTCTTGGTGTAGCAGCATATGTGGTTCCCGTTGTTCTCATAGTATACGGTGTTGCTATGATATTTAAAATGGATAGTCATAATTTCAGACGCCGCTTGTTATATTTTGGTGTACTTTTGGTATTGCTTTCTGCATTTATTCAAGTATCGGTATTTAATTACGATGAATTTTCAGGCAGAGGTTTGTTTTACAGTATTTCAAAATTTTATGGAGACGGTAAAGTATTGTCAGGTGGAGGTATACTCGGAGGGCTTTTGAGTCTGCCGTTTTTGATGACATTTCAGGTTTTAGGAACTGTCATAATTCTTACAACAATATCTATTATTGATGTAATATTGCTTACTAATGTATCAATGGCGGCTTTCCTTAAAAATGTTTCGCTATACTTCTCCAATAAAATGAAAGCAGTGAATGAAAATAGAAAGATAAAGAAGCAGGAAAGAATGGAAGCCCAGGAAGAGTCTGTAAATGAAGTTGAAGTTGCTGAAGTTAATGAGGAAAAACCAAATAAAAAGCAAAAAATAATTAACTTTAAAATAGAACGTGAGAACAGAGGGAAATCAGCTCATAAGCTTGAACCAGAACCCGAAAATCAGGAGTCAGAGGTTGAAGCTGTTGAGGACGAGATGGAAGAATTCACTGTAAGCCTTACAGGGTTTAATGATGCTGCAGATGAGCTTGTAATATCTGATATAAAGGATGCGGGATTGTGTCCTGAAACCAATTCTTTTGCTGATTTGGAGAATCAGCATATCCCTGATGAAAATACAGAGGGTCAAACAAGTCAGCCCTTAGATACAGAAGCGGTTGCAGCTGACGAAAGTAATCAGGAGGAGCTTGTTATACCTCAGACAGAGATACAGAAACCTATGATTTATAATTATCCTTCAACGGATTTACTGGATTCAAATAAGGACGATCTCAATGTTAAGGCATTAAAAAATGTTGCACTTGAAGGTGCCAAGAAGTTAGAGGATACATTAAAGAGCTTTGGAGTTGATGCACGTGTTATAAATATCAGCCGTGGGCCTGCTGTAACAAGATACGAAATACAGCCAAGTCCCGGAGTAAAAGTTAGCAAGATTGTAAATTTGTCTGATGATATAGCCCTTAACCTTGCAGCAGCAGGTGTAAGAATTGAAGCTCCGATTCCGGGGAAAGCCGCTGTAGGCATAGAAGTACCAAACAAGGAAATGTCGGCCGTGCTTTTAAAGGATATTATTGAATCAAGAGAGTTTTCAAATCACTCCTCAAAACTTGCTTTTTCGGTAGGAAAAGACATTTCAGGGGAAACTGTTGTTGCGGATATCGGCAAAATGCCTCATATGCTGGTTGCAGGTGCTACGGGTTCGGGAAAAAGTGTATGTATCAATAGTTTGATAATGAGCATTTTATTCAAGGCATCACCCGAAGAGGTTAAGCTTCTGATGGTTGACCCAAAAGTCGTTGAGCTTGGAATTTATAACGGTATTCCTCATTTGCTGATACCCGTAGTTACAGACCCAAAGAAGGCTGCCGGAGCGCTTAATTGGGCCGTACAGGAAATGGTAAACAGGTACAAGTTGTTTGCCGACAAGGGAGTAAGAGATTTAAAGGGATACAATGCAATGTTAAAGGCAAATAACGAGCAGGGCATATTGCCCCATGTTGTAATTATAGTAGACGAACTTGCGGACCTTATGATGGTTGCTCCTAATGATGTTGAGGATGCAATATGCCGTCTGGCACAGATGGCAAGAGCAGCCGGAATGCACTTGGTAATTGCAACACAAAGGCCGTCTGTAGACGTAATTACCGGTGTTATAAAGGCCAATATTCCTTCGAGAATTTCTTTTGCAGTATCGTCACAGGTGGACTCAAGGACAATACTTGATATGAGTGGGGCAGAAAAACTTCTTGGAAAGGGAGATATGTTATTTTATCCGGTTGGAGAGCCAAAGCCTTTGAGAGTAAAGGGATCATTTGTATCTGATACGGAAGTTGAAAGAGTAGTAGAATTTATTAAAACACAGGGTTACACCTCATATGATGAAGATATAATTGAAAAAATAAATGACCAGGCTACGGGAAAAGATGATAACCCCGGAGATAACGATGAACTTTTGAATCAGGCTATAGAAATGGTAGTTGAAGCCGGACAGGCATCCGTTTCACTAGTTCAGAGGAAGTTCAAAGTGGGTTATTCAAGAGCCGCAAGAATAATAGACCAAATGGAAGCACGAAATATAGTTGGCAGGTTTGAAGGTAGTAAACCAAGGCAGGTACTGATTTCTAAACAGCAGTGGATGGAAATGCAAATGAATCAGAAGGACAGGCAAAATTCAAATCAGTAA